In one Fodinicola acaciae genomic region, the following are encoded:
- a CDS encoding AfsR/SARP family transcriptional regulator — protein sequence MAARQLVISVLGPFELSVDDRPLPMSGKRLRALLTSLALSAQRVVPIMTLTELVWDEQPPIRPRASLQSLVNRLRACIDSTVIRTEPHGYLLDVDPLSVDAVRFQSLVMEAKTAGRSLERPMLDEALALWRGEPLVDTGSLRLRNEAGPGLAEKYLAAFERRVDLDLEEGNYATIVADLQDMIARFPHREPLWVRLITALDLTGRPAEALKAYDYVRGRLADELGCDPSGELQSVYRRILQAERVRQYAPELLRNSQPNGDRIR from the coding sequence ATGGCTGCGCGTCAGTTGGTGATTAGCGTACTTGGTCCGTTCGAACTGAGTGTTGATGACCGTCCGTTGCCGATGTCTGGCAAGCGGTTACGTGCCCTTCTGACCTCGCTCGCACTTTCCGCCCAGCGGGTGGTGCCGATCATGACACTCACAGAACTGGTGTGGGACGAGCAGCCGCCGATCCGGCCGCGGGCAAGCCTGCAGAGCCTGGTGAACCGGTTGCGTGCTTGTATCGACTCCACCGTCATTCGCACGGAGCCGCACGGTTACCTGCTGGACGTGGATCCGCTTTCGGTGGACGCGGTTCGTTTCCAGTCTCTTGTCATGGAGGCGAAAACCGCCGGCCGGTCGTTGGAGCGGCCCATGCTGGACGAAGCACTCGCACTCTGGCGAGGCGAGCCGCTGGTCGACACCGGCTCGCTGCGGCTGAGAAATGAGGCTGGCCCGGGGTTGGCGGAGAAATACCTGGCTGCTTTCGAGCGGCGGGTGGATCTCGATCTCGAGGAAGGAAACTACGCCACTATCGTCGCCGATCTCCAGGACATGATCGCGCGGTTTCCGCATCGTGAGCCGCTCTGGGTGCGGCTCATCACCGCGCTCGACCTCACCGGCCGGCCCGCCGAGGCACTGAAGGCATACGACTACGTCCGCGGTCGCCTCGCCGACGAACTCGGTTGCGATCCCTCAGGCGAACTCCAGTCGGTGTACCGGCGGATCCTTCAGGCCGAGCGTGTCCGGCAATACGCGCCTGAGCTTCTTCGCAATTCCCAGCCGAACGGAGACCGGATTCGATGA
- a CDS encoding phosphopantetheine-binding protein gives MIPVETLCSRLLQIPHIRDAATLADEQSDVVTVVLVRQGYRPGPVLRDLVMRAGESTGDDLVVAIVDAIPRHDHGAVDEAAARALVADGAFVFPYEAPVTETEKILAAVLHELIPSVRVSMTDDLVSIGGDSLMAVEIVGILSERLGVEMDPSQLFETESFREMAAVIARTRTNSSGWRN, from the coding sequence ATGATCCCGGTGGAAACCTTGTGCAGTCGGTTGTTACAGATTCCGCATATTCGGGATGCCGCGACGCTTGCCGACGAGCAGAGCGACGTGGTGACTGTCGTGCTGGTCCGGCAGGGCTACCGCCCCGGTCCGGTGCTGCGCGACCTGGTGATGAGGGCCGGCGAGAGCACCGGCGATGATCTGGTGGTCGCGATCGTCGATGCGATTCCGCGCCATGACCACGGTGCCGTCGATGAGGCCGCTGCTCGCGCGTTGGTGGCAGACGGAGCGTTCGTCTTCCCGTACGAGGCGCCAGTCACCGAGACCGAGAAAATTCTCGCGGCGGTGCTCCACGAGCTCATTCCGTCGGTCCGCGTGAGCATGACCGACGACTTGGTCAGCATCGGCGGGGACTCGTTGATGGCGGTGGAGATCGTGGGCATTCTTTCCGAGCGACTGGGCGTGGAGATGGACCCGAGTCAATTGTTCGAAACCGAGTCTTTTCGCGAGATGGCCGCGGTGATCGCGCGGACCAGGACGAACAGCTCGGGTTGGCGCAACTGA